The window GGTGGGTAGTGGTAAtgtaactagtaatccagaggtcaggCAAATATTCTTGGGTCATGGGTTTAAATCCCAATATGAATTGGtggtatttaaattcaataaaatctggaattgaaagctagtctcaataatggggACCATgaaattgtcgttaaaaaccctggtctggccgacctgggcagcgcggtagcatactggttagcacaattgcttcacaggtccagagtccctggttcgattcccagcttgggtcgctgtctgtgcggagtctgcacgttctccccgtgtctgtgtgggtttcctcccacagtccaaagatgagcaggttaggtggattggccttgctaaattgcccttaaagtccaaaattgtccttagtgttgtgtagggttactgggttatggggataggatggaggtgtgggcttgggtagggtgttctttccatgagccggcgcagactcgatgggccgaatggcctccttctgcagtgtacgtTCTATGaactatgtgactccagacctagagGAATAAAGTGACTATTAAACGCCCTGAGTTGGTTGTAAACTTCAatcaggatgggcaacaattgctggccttgccagtgacatcctGTGGAAGAATTAAACAAAAGGCACCAATGTTCCAGATTGACGGCAGCTGGGATACGAAGGGAAGCTCAGAGGGTTCAGGAATATTCGGGTTTAGAAGATGTAACGGTCtgaatgagagtttcagcagcaaacAGGATGAAGCAGGAGGAGACCGGAGATGTCACAGAGGTGGAtgtaggctgccttggtgatGGATCGAATATGGATCAGAAAATCAGTTCAGggtgaaatcgatgctgaggtgATGAACAGTTTGGTTCAGACGCAGTCAGTGGTCAGAATAACAACAGAATCCACCCAATACAGTCAGATGTGGATATGCTGGTGCGTCAGCAGGTTCAGtgaatgagtgaatcccttcctacactcagtgcaggtgaatggtttctctccagtGTCAGTGAGTTGGTTTTTCATCAGATATTTAACACTTTTAAATCTTTTCACACAGTGCAAACAATTAAAAGGTCCCTTAAATGAGTGAACAACTTtatgggcagcgaggctggaaACACAAGTAAATAATTTCCCACATTTGGAGCGAATGAACAGCATCTCTCCGGTGTGGGTGTATCTGGAGACTGGACAACTGATTAAATCTTTTCTCTGACGCGGAGCCAGTTTCACGTTTTTTCCTCGCTGCAAATGTTCCAGTGCTTCTGGAAGCTGGAtgattcagtgaatcccttctcacacacacagggtaggtgaattgtctCTCCCCAGTGTTCTGGTGTCAATGAGTTCCCAGCTGGGATGGAGAACTGAATCCCGTCCCAGTCCCCCACATTTCTCCCTGTTGTGGatatccttgtgtctctccaggttggatgatcagttgaagccttgAATGGGATTACACAGGTTATACAGCACagagacaggccattcagccagccAGTTTGTACTGGTGTTTCAGTTCTATTTGAGTCTCCTATCATCTTTGTTTctcccatatatatatatgtgtgtgtccgGCCTCCCTATACATACGTTGATACTATTCACTTCACCCAGTGCCTGTGGTAgtgagatcattctcaccattctctggctgaAGGAGTTTTTTCtgtattccctattggatttcttggtgatgaTCGTATTTTGTGGTTTCTAGTTTTGCTCttccctacaagaggaaacagtTGAAACCAAGAAGTAAAGAGATCCAGTCTCTCAATCCTTTCCTGATTTATAAACTCACACATTTTGGTATGATCCTTGTGAATCTCTTGCTCCCTGTCCAGTGGCTCCATCTCCATTTGATAATGTGGGGACCGGAGAAATGGAAAGTTCAGTTTGCTGAGGGGAGGATCCAGAGAATccagcaccttctcagcccaATGTCTTCATTTGCAGCAAATGTGTCAGACATGTCTTGCCACAGAAAGGCTCTTGAACTATCCCAGGCAATATTTAAAACAGCTGAACACTTAAGATGCAAACTATCATCTCACAAGACAGAAGGTTGCCAATGATGTGAGCTGAATAGAACCACACCCTGTACTCTGCGTATGGTGTAACCAAGGACCCAAAGGATTATCATaacttcctttcacttattccccTCCTGGCCCTCTgctttatttattttctctgttgcTCTGAGACCTGTTTCTCTCCACCATCTACACTCACAACTTCCAAGTAAGAAGTGACCCCCTTATTCTTTGCACCAAAATGTACTAacgggttggtacagactcgatgggccgaatggcctccttctgcactgtatgttctatgatctatgtactTCACAGTATCCGTTGTACATCATGCGTCAATTATTTGTCTATTCAGCAAGTTTAGAAATGTCCtcctgtaatttgttgcagtTCTCCTCGTTTCTATCTCCCCAGTTTAGAGATTGTGTATTGGTTTCCAAAGTCCACGTGGTGAATGGAAATTGTGAACAGccgtggccccagcacagatccttgtggaacatcCCTTCCTACCTTCTGTCACTCTGAATAACTCCACTTTACTCCCACTCTCTACTTTCTGTCTTGTAACCAGCTGACAATCCAGTCTATCATTTGTCCCACCTACATATTCTCCGACCGTGTCCATTATTGTCCTGTAGGGAATCTTATCAATGGCCATTTGAAAATCCAGATAATTGACATTGACTGCATTACCATTGTCTATCACATCAAAACATTCAATAAGGTTAATTTGGAAAgatttttccttttgaaatccacactgactgttctatgttatattaATTTTTTCTAGATGTTCTTATATTCTCTACTTTAGTCAGGATTGTATTATTTGCTGATGTGAAGCTGACTGGTGTACCATCCCTGGGCATGATCTGTCCCCTTCTTAAACACAGAAATTACATTAGTGACCcaccagtcctctgacactaCACCTTTAGTGAATGAGTTATGAGCCGTACTGCCTGTGCTATCACTTCTCTGCATTCTTTAAAATATGTGAATTTAGTCCATCCCCTAAGTTATATGAGTTTAGTCAACACATCCTTTCCTGATTTTAATTAATTTATCTCATAACTTGTCTTATTATTCAATGTTATGTTTACATGTTATTTATTCCGGGGAACAAGCGAGGCAAAAGAATGTTTGAATATTTCAATCATCTCTCCCTCATTAATTGTGGTATTGTGCTGTCTATCCCTTAATGGTCCAATTCACATCACATTTTTTTATTGTTTGTatctagaaaatattttattgttttggcTGATGTGCCTGGATAATTTATATTCATAATGGAGGGGTCACTGTGAAGAATGTGCAAGTCAGTGAGAATTGTCAGCAAGGATTAATCAGCACTGTCTAACTGGAGATGCTAATCAGTGGAACCTTTCAGATACAGAATTGTAGATTTTGCATCAAAGAGCAATTTCGGATTGCAGTTAAAAGTTCATAATTTTGTTGAATAGAGTATCTATCATGAGTTTTTGAATTAAGCAGAAAATTCACAGATGGTGCTTTTAAAAAGGGAGACTGCAGTCCTCCAAATCAGTGGCTTCTCCAGAATATTAAACTCCAGCcagttattcttttttttttaattcatttttatagaattgggtactataaatgtgctttttattaatataaatttagagtgcccaattaattttttacaattaaggggcaatttagcgtggccaatccacctaccctgcacatctttgggttgtcgggcgaaacccacgcaaacgtgggaaaatgtgcaaactccaccggacagtgacccagagctgggatcgaaccggtgccttggcactgtgatgcagcaagtgctaaccactgcgccaccgtgctgccctcagccagTTATTCTTAATagcaacagaaaaaaaacaaatatattCGGATAATCGATTCTTGACATAATTAACAGCAGCAGTTACAGCAGAATTCAACAACTGCTGTCGCTTGTTAACTTGCTGATGTGACAGTAAGTGttctgactgagtgaatcccttccctctCATACAGCAggttccccagtatgaactctctggtgtgtcagcagatgagagcattgagtgaatcccttcccacactgggagcaggagaatggtctctccccagtgtgagtgcgttggtgtgcaGTGAGGGCAGAAGAATGTCTAAACCTCTTTTCACAGGCAAtgcagctgaatggtttcttCTCGGTGTGAATTCGCCGGTGTGACCAAAGGCcagatgaatgagtgaatcccttcccacacacagagcagatgaatggtttctctccagtgtgagtgcgttggtgtgcaGTGAGGTCAGAAGACTGTCTGAACCTCTTTCCACAGTAAGtgcagctgaatggtctctcatcagtgtggatTCGGTGGTGTAACATGAGGCtggctgactgagtgaatctcttcccacacacaaggcagtcaaatggcctctccccagtgtgaacccgctggtgagcAGTGAGATTGGATAACTGCCCGAAACTCTTTCCACAGTTAGTGCACCGGAAGGACTTTTCTTCGGTGTGatttcgctggtgtctcagcaggttggttgACTTAgtaaattccttcccacacatacaacaggtgaacggcttctccccagtgtggctGCGTCGATGGATTTCCAGCAAACATGGGAAATTGAATCCTTTGCCACAGtccacacatttccacggtttctccatggttccTGCTtctgtgtgactgcgtcgatggtattccagcagggatggataattgaatcctttcccacatttctCACATTTCCATATTGTCTCCCCCATATGACTCCGTTGATGGTTTTCCAACAaggatggataattgaatcctttcccacattcctcACATTTCCAGGGTCTCTCTCCCGTGTGACTGCGTCGGTGAAGTTCCAGCagggatggataattgaatcccttcccacagtcctcacatttccaagGTTTCTCCATTATGCCAGctgcagtgtgactgcgtcgatggatTTCTAGTCGGGATGGATAATTAAATTGCTTCCCACAATCccgacatttccacggtttcgccATGATGCCGGTGTCCTTGTGACTGTCCAGGTTGGATGATCAATTGAAGCCTCATTCACCCAAACCCGTGTATGGTTTCTCCCCGCTGTCAGGCTTTGCAACCAGAGAAACCTCGTCCCACAGTCAGTATACTGACTCTATCGCTCCGGTGTGAGCGCTTCCTGATCCTGTTATAAAAGAATAGAATGAGACAAAGTCAGATCACAGAAGGAgacagtcaccctgaagttaGAAATCCTTTTATTTCTGAGACAAATCAGgattttacaaaagtcatcagtcAGTACAGACATAAATTCAGAAcacacaattctagtttctatggaacattTCTCCCTCACTTGTTGCACAAAAGCTGTAAATCaccatcctgcacatttttgctcCTTCCTGGGCTGAAATCATAGAGTTACAGCACAAAAATAGACCCAGCCATCGGacatctatctattctaatcccattttattGAGCTTGGTCAAAAGCCTTGCATGATTAAtgattcttaaatgttgtgagcgttcctgcctctaccaccctttcaggtagtgacTGCCAGATTCCCACctgcctctgggtgaaaaagctttccctcaaatcccctaccCTAAATCTGTCCCTGGCTATTGATCTCTCTACTAAGGGGGACGAGTAcctccctatctatgtccctcataataccATACACCTCAAATATGTGCCACTCAGGTTCCCCTGCTCTGGGGAAAATAACCCATTATTTTCAAACACTTTAGCttaggcaacaccctggtgaatctcctccacactctctgggtgcaataatatccttcctgtagtgtggcgaccacaactgcacacaatgaTCCTGCTGTGGCTGAACAAGTGTTTCATACAGCTCCATCAGatcatccctgctcttatattctatgtcttacaacaccaggttaaagtccaacaggtttgtttcaaacacgagctttcggagcacggctccttcttcaggtgaatggccattcacctgaagaaggagccgtgctccgaaaagctcgtgtttgaaacaaacctgttggactttaacctggtgtttgtaagacttcttactgtgctcaccccagtccaacgccggcatctccacatcatggcttatattctatgatgtggagatgctgtcgTTGGACTGtagtaagcacagtaagaagtcttacaacaccaggtttaaatcCAACatgttgtttcaaacactagctttcagagcactgctccttcctcaggtgaagattcTATGCTttggctaataaagacaagtgtcCCATCTACCTTCTGAACCAGCTAATGTCCCTGGGCTGCTCCCTCTGACCCTCCACTACCCAGCGTCCTGCCCTTCATTGTTACGTCACCAAGATAGCCGCGCCTGCGCTCTGCTCCCCGCTGGAAAAAAGATGGCGGACGTTAaactgggcctgttcccggggaAAGCACCGACGCTGCAAACGCGGGAGCCGAAGGTGTTATTGGGGGTTTGCGGCCTgcacccacgcagacgcaggaacCCCTCCCGCCGCTGCCACCGCCTCTTACCGGTTGCCGAGCGACAAACAGGCGCCTTCCCTTCACTATTGTTCAGCCTGCGCATGCTCGAAACACTGGAAGAACCGCGCATGCGTTCAGATCTCCAGTTGGTAGAGGGCATTTCCCACCGCGGGGAAGGCTGGGTAAATTCCCCGCCATTAGAGGTCTCTGTTTCATATTCACTGCTCCTGAGGCTGCGCTAATACCCGGTTCAGCCTCGTGCAGCCGCGCATACTCCGGGAAGTAGGCTCTCGGGGGCGGAGCTTTCACCCATTCACAGAGAGAACATTATGtgtcattgaaaaataaaatgttatAAGTCATGGCCTCATTTTGTTTCATCCTCCAAACACCTAAACTTTATCTGatgtgtaatcatagaatcatagaaagtacaatcatagaatttacagtgcagaaggaggccattcggcccatcgagtctgcaccggctctttgaaagagcacccgaccccaagcccacaccccaccccaagcccatccccacaacccagtcaccccatccaacacaaaagggcaatttttggacactaagggcaatccacctaacctgcacatttttggactgtgggaggaaaccggagcacacagaggaaacccacgcacacacggggagaacatgcagacttcacacagacagtgacccaagcaggcaatcgaacctggaaccctggagctgtgaagcaattgggctaaacaccatgctaccgtgctggccataATGTTGGCGAGTGTTAACTTCCGGGtgaggctatgagggagtaagtcgcacatttggtggctcctgctctggccagacttttgccccccccccccttcccggctgtTTTGCATTTTCAAGCGCTGGATTTGGAGGCATAGTTAACTAGCCATTGGTTCCACACCTGGTGTATGGAACAGAGAACCCAAAGGGCTCGAAAAGGGAGAAATAAGAAGATAAGCACGGGTTGGGTGGAGGCTGCGGCAGAGGACAATATGGTTGGTGTCCAGACCCCTGGTGTGCCGGCCCAACCATCAACGGAGGAATTGATGCGGGTCATTCAAGAGGGCTAATAAAGAGTGGAGGTGGTCCGGGGATACAGAGCACTGGCTAGGAAGCCGTGGCAGGGGGACCACCCTCGGGCTATGATGGTCAagttccacaggttcctggacaaggagtgtgTTCTCCAGTGGACCAAACATacacggagctgcaaatgggacaacagCATTTTGCGCGTTTAACAAGATCTGAGTGTGGAGGtcgccagaaggagggcaggcttcaatcaagttaaaGCGATCCTGTTCAAGAAGCAGGAGAAATTCGGACTGTTATACCCGGCGCGTCTTTGGGTTACACatgaggaccagcaccattatttcgagtcccccgAGGACGCGATGGAGTTTGCTAAGAGGAAAgggctggtgccgaactgagaaCTTATTGTTTAAAGTCGTAAAAGTTTTTTTGAATGATGGTtgtatgttttctttttcttttttcttctgtATTTGAGTTTCGTTGAAGAGAGGGGAAGTAAAAAAGATTCAGTTTCTGCGGGTTTTCTGTGTTttagtgggggtggttggtggggctttTTACTCTGTATTACTTTGATTTGCACTACTGTGAGGGTttactctgtttttttttgtgctgctgttttttttcccctttaattAGGCGAGCGTTTGGGGCTGGTTTGAGGAGAGAAATGGTTTCGATGGGCAGGGTGGAGGGGAgttagggaacaataggtgggagacttcttggTGCCGGGACGGgggtcaccaggctagctgggtgagctagtcttcggaagcacagtggggggggggggggggtgcatatgttTAGTTTATggatggggttaggttacaaagtgttgttgctaggggggagtgggggtagttgttctgctggcgagggagggacttggtccGAGGGACAGAGGggaggtcgggggggtgggggcagccagGAGGCGGGTCGATGGAGGCGCATGTGCTGGGGGcgggcccaggaaaggggatggctgatcggcgagaggggggggg of the Scyliorhinus canicula unplaced genomic scaffold, sScyCan1.1, whole genome shotgun sequence genome contains:
- the LOC119961549 gene encoding gastrula zinc finger protein XlCGF17.1-like, producing MAKPWKCRDCGKQFNYPSRLEIHRRSHTAAGIMEKPWKCEDCGKGFNYPSLLELHRRSHTGERPWKCEECGKGFNYPSLLENHQRSHMGETIWKCEKCGKGFNYPSLLEYHRRSHTEAGTMEKPWKCVDCGKGFNFPCLLEIHRRSHTGEKPFTCCMCGKEFTKSTNLLRHQRNHTEEKSFRCTNCGKSFGQLSNLTAHQRVHTGERPFDCLVCGKRFTQSASLMLHHRIHTDERPFSCTYCGKRFRQSSDLTAHQRTHTGEKPFICSVCGKGFTHSSGLWSHRRIHTEKKPFSCIACEKRFRHSSALTAHQRTHTGERPFSCSQCGKGFTQCSHLLTHQRVHTGEPAV